The Oncorhynchus mykiss isolate Arlee chromosome 5, USDA_OmykA_1.1, whole genome shotgun sequence DNA window ACTGGGCCAGAATCAATTAAATTGTCCGCAACTATGTTTACATAGTTACTCTAATGCATTttgttctcctctccactgcctcAGGAGCCAGCGTGTGACCTGGGAGATCACAGTGTCTGACaagtgggggttggaggggacGTTTGAGCAGAGTCGTGCCTACTTCTCTGACTCGTCCGTGACGGTGTGCTGGAGCAGCGGGCGCTGGCCCTCCTTCCACCAGCTCTCTACCTTACAGCTAGATGGTGTCAAAAGACAAGCTCTCAGTTCCCCTAACATCAATAAGtgagtgtctctctttctctcttgtctcTTCTTGCCTCTGAGTGAAATGCCTGCTCCCCTCTTCTCACCTCAGGCCTGGCTGGCGGTCTCTGATGGCTAAGTTTGACAGGAACACCATCTCTAAGAGTGGCCAGGTCATCGGTAGAGACCAACTAGTCACCCTGGTACTCTTTTCGCCTAGCATCGTCATTGGCGTCTGGAGGGTATGTCATCTAAATCACATCATTCGAAAATTGATGGGCTAACCCACAGTGTGCTGATGAGTTAGTTTGTTTCCTGATAAAAAGTGTATAATGTTTGGGATTTCCCTGTGTCATTCCACAGGGCAGGTGGTCCATTGCCTTTGTGATGGCCAGCTTCCACTACCACAGGCTGGTGGAGAGGAGTCTTCTGGGCACCTCAATGTGGTATGCAGCGCCCCTGACTCCGGAACAGGCTAGGAATGAACAAATTGGCGTGACTGGAATCTGTTTTTTATATTTCAGCAGAAAAGGATGTTGCATGCATGTTCAATTAAAaaactaaatcattctctctccctttctcgctttctctctcgctctctctcccctctttcctctctctttctcgctctctctcgttctttctcgctctctctcgctctctctctcctctctctcttctttctctctcttctctctcctctctctctctcctctctcttctctctctctcctctctctcttctttcactctcttctctctcctctctctctctcctctctctcttctttctctcttctctctcctctctctctcttctttctctctcctctctcttctttctctcttttctctcttctcctctctctctcttctctctcctctctctcttctttctctcctctctctcctctctctcttctttctctctcttctttctctctcttctctctcttctttctctcttctctctctctctctcttctctctctctctctctctctcagcccctatTCCATGCCAGAGAACAAGCCTCCTTTCGACGACATGGACCCTGACTCCGGCCTCCATGGTTACACGCTCCGCATTATACTACACAACACTGTGACCCAGATCATGGCCGGCCACTTCTCTCAACTCTACTGTAGCAAAAGTAATGAAACCAGTACCCAGGAGGTTTCTCTTTCAGAACCACATTGGGCCGCTGTACGATACCGCAGTCTGTAGTTGACTTTGATTGTGTGTTGTGGTTGTCTAGGTCAGGTCCATGGTGGTTTCATCCAGCTGAATGTCATCAACAGGGGAAGCCTGTCCCAGCACACCCCTCTCTCTGGCAGGATCAGCCTGCCCTGGAAGTGTGAGGCTCTAGAGGGCACCGTGGAGGTACTGTAGGGGAACACTGACTCCGACTGGTTTAGGTTACACTTTACTGGAACCACCAGGGCTACATGATGGGGTCATTGTAATAACAGAACAGCTGACATATAGACTTTGGCgctccccccctctcgctctctctctctttctctctctctgtctatttatctctttatttctctctctcgctagcTTTCCGttcaattggcgacagattttcatgcgaatattgtaaaatctgcataaagaaaatatgtgccaccagtggtgtttccaccaaacggaCTTGTTGTCGATAAAAATGAAGTCGTTtttttgtcacaaactgttggTTAAATAataaatgtgcctactctggtcttggcacgtgcactctagccaacagatcacagatacagtatgtgtaGGCACTGCCTACCCACCATGTCAAACGAACAAATGATCTGtctgcatttataaaattgtatcgAAACAGGCAGtgcctgtttccatcacagctgttttTTGTCTTTGCCCCTGAGTAAGTGTTTCACTGTtaggctacacctgttgtttaggaagcatgtgacaaataaaaatgtgatttgatttggaaaCATGGTTTAAGTCTCTCTCTActtctatttctgtctctgtctgtctgtgtagaatTGCTGCATGATGAGCCTGACCCTGATGGATGAGTACCAGAACCCCTTCTGGTGTGTCAGCACACCCGTGTGTATGGCACTGAACAGTAAGGAGCCATCCAACGACTACGAGGGTCAGCACTTCCTGATCAAGTACCAGGATACAGAAGGCAAGGTAAACCAACCCCACATGACTCACACGTCAGAGGATAGATTACCtttgagcagagcagagctgtgcCTACTTGTTTTTTTGGACCATGTCATTGGACCATGTCATTGGAAAcattgtatatgtactgtatatatttacattttacattatCACCCATAACCTTTAATGTAAGTAAATGATCACATATGGGGAGCAGCAACCAATGAGTGgacatctgttttttttctttacaATAACAGTAATGTATGAGTTCTTTATTGTTGTAGGTGAGGATGGACCTTGTGTGGCTGGAAGAGCAGAGACAGTACTTCCTCATCAATCTGGTAGTCTTCATCGCCACGGCCAAAGTCAACAAGTACTTTGGGAGAGCCTACTGACGCTGCATGTAGAGGTGGCACTGTACTACAATCCTCTATCCTAAGGCCTTCATAATGATGACAAAGTGGTGACATAAACTGTCATGACAGCTGACAACTGCTTATGACAtctgttatgttgttgttatgcAGTATAATGTAGGCCTTATGATACAAGCTTGAAGTAAAGTGTTGAGCCTGTATACAGTATGTCAATTGATGACATAGTTTAGTTGTGTTTTGTTCTGAGTAAGTTTGAAGTAGTTCAAGTTTGAGGGTTTGCCCCGGCCAGTTTTCATTATTTCtgtatatttatatagttttatGCATTGTTTTGTGAATCATTAGTACACATTGTTAAAATGTAATCCTACTTTTTTTAAGTATGTCTCGCCATATTATAAAGAGCAAAACTACATGTGAAATGTGTTAACAGAGTTGAACTATTTTGGGTTTGTAAACTTTCtgttacagatggactatctgaTTCTGATAAATATTCTGATTTATATATTTCTGTGTTATTTTTTATTCCGCCATAGTGCATTCTTTAAAAGCACTAGACGAGCTAAGTGAAACTGGAGGGATCAGcctgtgttctactgtattacGCTTTACATTCTCAGGATGGCAGCAGTGATCTTCATCCCCAATAGCACTATTTTCAGTCCCAGCAAAACGCAAGTGCTCCCTCACAGCCCTGGCCACGATTGCTTATTTTTTCCCAAGCCGAGCGAAGTCTTATTGTGTTACTGCCTAACTGTTAGAACCTAATCAGGACAACTGCTGATGCCAACTGTCTAAGCATCAATATTATTATTTCTACATACTGATTCCAAATGGCAAAAACATATCCAAGCCTTCATTTATACAAATATTGTTCAATACAGTAGCTAGTTACAGTAAAGAGTTATTGATTGAGTGGAAAGAACTGCTGCGATTCACTGCTTTGGTTCATTGAGTCGATGCTTCAGTACATTTGGCACATGGGCCCTGTGTATGTTCTGAACCAGAAAACGAAAGAGCGAAAAAGTGAGAGAGTGGAGATTACACTCATACATCACAGCATCCTGATCCCACCTCGCCGCCTTCTCCGGATCCTGAGTGAGCTGTAACGCTCCCTAGGGCCCTGGGGCCATCGGATGTTTAAAATTCTCAACGACTGACCTCTCCATCCAAGCATCCATCTTCGGGTGGCCTTTTCAGATAATTATATTTCACAGGTCCTAATAGTGCTGACCCCTCAACAGACAGCAGAGATCCCTACAAAAGATAAACATTATACAGATCAGGTAGTTGTTTAAATCCCTCACAGTTTTTTTGACTACTTACTTTTGTCTTGATAATGTGGTCCTGTTTAAAGAAGCTTTACCGACATAGGTAGTAGGTCAGACTCCCTTTTGCCTGCAGAACACATTGAATTCTTCAGGGCATTGAAACGTTGCTCAATTGCAatcaagggacctaacatgtGCCAGGACAActttccccacaccattacaccactgccaccagcctgtaccataGACACCAGGCAGGTTTGGGCCATGGACCCATGCTGCTtacaccaaatcctgactctgccatcagcttGATGCAATAGGAACTGGGATTCATCGGACCagacaatgtttttccactccgtTTTTGTGatgggtggtgtacctaataaactgtctctTGAGTATAtaccgtgtgtttgtgtgtgttcgtaTGTGTGTTAGAGTCCTGGGTTGATGCCATTACAAGTGATGCTATAAAAAAAGCACATATCCCTAAGTCAGCACAGGTGGGAAATAGTCAAATAAAAAAGTGAGATCACATGGAATACCAATACCCTTTtacatttcaaccctgcaggatGTAGCAAGAGTCAGGACTGTGGCCTCCCCTTCATTAGTCTGTGAGAGCAGATGCCGGTTGGAGGACAGGTACTctagcagttaagagtgttgggccagtatccAAAAGGTTGTtggttgaaatccctgagctgactaggtaaaaaatatgttgatgtgcccttgagcaatgcacgtaaacctaattgctcctgtaagtcgctctggataagagcatctgctaaatgactaaaatgtaaatgtaaaaaattcCAATTGGACTGTAACTCATCCCAGTCTCCTGCGGAGTGATGTGTATGGTGGCCATGCTCTGAGAGCCACTTTCATTTGTCATCCTGTGACACTGAGAGAAGGAGGCTCAGCCTGGCCCCAGCCATTCATCTTTGTCTGTGCTGTTCACAGTGGGCTAGCCATGGGGCAATGCCTCCCATCACTGCGGCTCTGGAGAGGTCCCAGAGCTACCTCACAAACTCTGGACCATATTCTTGAGCTGCCTATAAGGACTGACTGCTAGACATAACCTGCATTATTGCCAGTCAGTCCATATAGGCAGCTCAAGAGTATGGTCCAGATTTCTCTAGAGGTTGTGTGGAGGCCATGATAACAACAATGTACAGGGCTTCAGAAATGATTTAATGGTTCTTACTGTCTTAAAAACTTGTATGAGCCAATGATAAGTCATGAGATTTCCTATAGCCTACATCACTGTACCGGGCATATTTGATTTACACTAATCTCTCAACTCAGATTCGATGGATACAATGAAGTCCATCTCATCATTCAACTAATGGAGAGTAGTAGAGAGGTTGAAGACAGATTAATACCATAGAGAATGATATTTATCTCTAGAGGCCAAAATgctgttttagcatgggcagcgccattgagggcttccaccatgcttcctccattttaaagtagtcagaGTAGTCAACTGAGGGGGGATTCCTATGAGTTGtagcctcaatggcactgcctatgctgtcacagatgctataatGGCACAGGTATAAAGATGAGTCCTCTGTCTCTATGATTAAGACACACCTGCACAGTGGCTTTTAATGTCAATCTCAGAACAGGATTAGTGTCAGCAAAGGTTAACAGAGCCACCAACCATCCAGTGACCTGGGTCCTTACAGATCATTCATGGATGTTCTTTTCATGTTTCACCTAGATTGAAATTGTCAGGAAAAGGATCCAAAATCTTTTTGAGCGAGGGGAAATCGTAGGGTCAATGCGAGGCCATGCTTCCAGAACTATTGATTATTAAAGTGTTCATTTTAGGACCGAAGAGAAAATAATCTATTCTAATTTCAGAgcaagaacagagaggagaattaGGAGAGCACACATGGTGAGTAACAGCCCCAAACACATAATTTGCAATTCCCACAGGTTTACGTATTTTTTCAGCCTCTCTTTCGTCCCCACTAATCTCCTCCTACCAATCACCTTATTAgggttattattattactactattattattacttcTCTGCCGATTAGTCTGAATAGCTGGACTTCCTGTCGGTAATTAGGGTTGAACATGGTTGATCCATTTTAGATGACCATTCAACTTTTCAGCCACCTATACTGTTTAGCTAGTTTATCCAGGCCAACAACACTAGTGACCAGACCACCACTCAACAGGGTTCCTTCCATTAATAGCTGCCGTAAGAGCATGTTTGCATGTCTTGAAATGCCCAGCTAAGACCTGGAACCGTTCCCAGATGGCTACCACCTCTAACATGCACGTTGCTGAAGCTTTAATAATGGTAGAGAGACAAAACTCCCTCCTAACACTGCATCACAAAATAATGCTCATAATTTAAATCCACCAGGCCTAGTTTGGCTTGTGGTAAAAGGTATTTTGACAACGTTAAACATATCACACACTATGGTCCAGGATGGATTACGACAGACTCCATCTGGTTCTTTTGCATGAAACAATTGGGCTACATAGGTACCCCTTCTTTATAGCTATCCACAGGCACTTTAATTAGCTCTAAGATACATATTTATTTTAACCCGCTTGCGCTGTCAGGGATGGGATGTTTATTTGGAAATGAGTCTGTCGCTGCATAAAGCTTCTACCTTTGCACCCATGTCAACTTCCATTGAAAATCAGGTTGTGCTGAAGCAGGACAGCATCAGCTAGGCAGCCATGATCCCTTTATTTCAGGCATTAATGAGTGTTGACACGTGTCGTTGCACAGACAAACAACAAGTGACCATCAAACCACAGGACACTGGGAGTCTGGGACACCCTCTGCCACTCAGTCCAAACAGAGAGGGAGTCAACGAGacgagaggaggacaggacaggactgacAATAATATTGGCTCATTAAACCTTGCAAGTTTACTGCAAAGATCCAGAGATGCAAAGATCCAGAGATGACACAGCGTCGATGAGCCGTATCCTCACCTCCGTTCGGTCCTAAAAATGCCCATCTCATCATCTCTCCACTTCCCCTGCAGGGTGCCATCATGGGAGGCTGCATGACATTTCAATTAATATCTTACACGCAATGATGTTCAGTGTACCACAACAAGTGAGGGTCTGACATTTTTTAACAAGACTGGGTTAAGATTAAATGCAGTATAGACATATTTTAGGCCATTTGTATAATATTTGAGACTTGCTTGCTTAGGCAAAAGGAGTACATGATAATAATagtttggtgggtgcttatatttgtcctaatTAACAGATGCACAAGTGTGTATTATACTCATGTGTTAATTGGAAATGTATTTTTGGCATATCTCAAcatcccctgagacaccctcggagagtgtggTTACGGCCAGATTCAGCCATTATCAATGGCGATCCTGGAGCAATTAGGCTTAAGTCAATcaaatttacagtaccagtcaaaagtttggacacacctactcattctgtcacattctgaccttagttattttgttatgtctttgttttagtatggtcagggcgtgagttgggtgggcagtctatgttcttttttctatgatttggtattggTTGGAATGGTTCtcgatcagaggcagctgtcaatcattgtccctgattgagaaccatccttaggcagcctgttttcacccttgagttgtgggtgattatattttctgtttagtgtgggttgcacctgacggagctgttttggttgtgctttttgtttctttgtttgatagtggtcagtttaaataaataacatgaacaagtgccacgctgcgctttggtcctcaccttctgcCACCGacgaccattacacattcaaggctttttctttatttttactattttctaaattgtagaataatag harbors:
- the LOC110523527 gene encoding F-box only protein 15, which produces MAIGRGQLFRSFREGLLKNAPPTEGQGPTGKENSRLCEKMTGFSPGIQSVEPPTLPRKKKRKKKAAKATVLCQPVVPLPRVPTKSTGHAGKPAECTPNHIERMPPEILLKILSYLDALSLFSIGFTNKRFYEMAHNNGMWHKMYSAEYGHSKKWRPKRLDEVLDKLSAVVVQERPEGYWRRLYFRTMAGFNETKWRKELRDINPFTGLPSQTERILRSQRVTWEITVSDKWGLEGTFEQSRAYFSDSSVTVCWSSGRWPSFHQLSTLQLDGVKRQALSSPNINKPGWRSLMAKFDRNTISKSGQVIGRDQLVTLVLFSPSIVIGVWRGRWSIAFVMASFHYHRLVERSLLGTSMCPYSMPENKPPFDDMDPDSGLHGYTLRIILHNTVTQIMAGHFSQLYCSKSQVHGGFIQLNVINRGSLSQHTPLSGRISLPWKCEALEGTVENCCMMSLTLMDEYQNPFWCVSTPVCMALNSKEPSNDYEGQHFLIKYQDTEGKVRMDLVWLEEQRQYFLINLVVFIATAKVNKYFGRAY